In Gloeocapsopsis sp. IPPAS B-1203, a genomic segment contains:
- a CDS encoding NAD-dependent epimerase/dehydratase family protein encodes MKALVTGSNGFTGSHLVQALEQRGAQVVGLVRKSSNLSRLADSKLQLVYGDITDRKALQSAMQGVDTVFHTAAYVELGLVDDDKMQRVNVEGTLAVMEVAQASGVSKIVYCSTIGIFGDTKGEVVDETFQRRQTDFSSAYDRTKYQAQQIVDEFASQGLPVVSILPSGIFGADDPHFGPVLQQFLKGRLKLWAGGDRITGIVHVDDLVDAMLLAAEKSPSGEHYIISAGELSTREMFEFLSQQTGISVPKEAPKSVVQLAGNLLDPIGRVLKWQPPLSRERVHYIYDRCVRVDATKARQQLGWQPRSVEETLAEIVKILQNS; translated from the coding sequence ATGAAGGCACTTGTCACAGGAAGCAATGGCTTTACTGGTTCTCACTTAGTTCAAGCTTTAGAACAACGTGGCGCACAAGTTGTCGGCTTAGTGCGCAAGTCAAGTAACTTATCCCGTTTAGCCGATTCTAAGTTGCAACTAGTCTACGGTGACATTACTGATCGCAAAGCTTTGCAAAGTGCAATGCAAGGTGTTGATACGGTATTTCATACTGCTGCTTACGTTGAATTAGGGTTAGTTGATGATGACAAAATGCAGCGCGTTAATGTTGAAGGAACCCTCGCAGTCATGGAAGTTGCCCAAGCATCAGGGGTATCAAAAATTGTTTATTGCAGTACGATTGGCATTTTTGGCGATACCAAAGGTGAAGTTGTTGATGAGACATTTCAACGTCGACAAACTGATTTCTCCTCCGCATACGATCGCACAAAATACCAAGCACAGCAGATTGTTGATGAGTTTGCCTCTCAAGGTCTTCCTGTAGTTAGTATTTTACCATCAGGAATCTTTGGTGCAGACGATCCGCATTTTGGTCCAGTATTACAGCAATTTCTCAAAGGTCGCTTAAAGTTATGGGCAGGAGGCGATCGCATCACGGGTATTGTTCATGTTGATGACTTAGTTGATGCGATGCTACTAGCTGCTGAGAAAAGTCCTTCAGGAGAACACTATATTATTTCGGCTGGAGAACTTTCTACGCGGGAAATGTTTGAATTCTTGAGTCAACAAACCGGAATATCTGTTCCTAAAGAAGCCCCCAAATCTGTTGTTCAGCTAGCAGGAAATCTTCTCGATCCCATCGGGCGTGTATTAAAATGGCAACCACCTTTAAGTCGCGAACGCGTTCACTACATTTACGATCGCTGCGTCCGTGTTGATGCTACTAAAGCCCGTCAACAATTAGGTTGGCAACCGCGTTCAGTTGAAGAAACTTTAGCGGAAATTGTTAAAATACTTCAAAACAGCTAA
- a CDS encoding aminotransferase class I/II-fold pyridoxal phosphate-dependent enzyme: protein MQVIKEYVQRWYESGLDPDEYICHHKQGNLVEISDADTGERQTVLTFCTNDVLGLVQCEAVKQAAIDAILQYGTSNSSTSVLSGRITLHQQLEEEISAFKHLPHTQLFLNAWMAMQAMMDAFCHLAIPVPGFQNTRETLILTDVLNHGCIVSAVVNAGTRSGKVFSHSPQVRVKAYRHCDMEDLRRKLQRYARPGDRILVVSDAVFSMDGDIAPLPDMLNVLHHYEGSVLLMDEAHASGALGATGRGIYEHFGILPSQAIERGVVPIIMTTFSKFAASAGAAISTHVAELKPLLNVSPTSIGTISLSPPLTAAALESLRQVRQRPELVQKLQDNTQYLRSRLTEHDFVALGETNVVPVILQSEINPKIFARQLMHNYGLWVSPIWFIAKPRLRITVNALHSREEMDRLVAGMVATRDLFYKPTLSA from the coding sequence GTGCAAGTTATTAAAGAATACGTTCAGCGGTGGTACGAAAGCGGACTCGATCCCGACGAGTACATTTGTCATCATAAGCAAGGTAATCTTGTTGAGATTTCTGATGCAGACACAGGTGAGAGACAAACAGTTCTTACTTTCTGCACAAATGACGTTTTAGGACTCGTACAATGCGAGGCGGTTAAACAAGCTGCGATTGATGCAATCCTTCAGTATGGCACATCAAATAGTTCTACATCAGTTTTAAGTGGGCGTATCACGTTACATCAACAGTTAGAAGAAGAAATATCTGCATTCAAGCATTTACCGCATACACAGTTATTTCTTAATGCGTGGATGGCAATGCAAGCAATGATGGATGCCTTTTGTCACCTCGCAATTCCAGTACCAGGATTTCAAAACACCCGTGAAACGCTAATTCTCACCGATGTGCTGAATCACGGCTGTATTGTTTCTGCCGTTGTTAATGCAGGAACTCGTTCAGGGAAAGTGTTTAGTCACAGCCCGCAAGTGCGCGTCAAAGCTTACCGTCATTGCGATATGGAGGACTTGCGGCGTAAGTTACAGCGCTATGCTCGACCAGGCGATCGCATTTTAGTCGTCTCTGATGCAGTATTCTCAATGGATGGCGATATTGCTCCACTACCCGATATGCTCAATGTGCTCCACCACTATGAAGGTAGTGTCCTATTAATGGATGAAGCTCATGCTAGCGGTGCATTAGGAGCTACAGGACGTGGGATTTATGAGCATTTTGGTATTTTACCCTCGCAGGCAATTGAACGCGGCGTAGTCCCAATAATTATGACGACTTTCTCTAAATTTGCTGCCTCAGCAGGAGCCGCAATTAGCACTCATGTTGCTGAGTTAAAACCACTCCTGAACGTGTCACCAACGTCAATTGGCACAATTTCACTCTCACCACCCTTAACAGCTGCAGCATTAGAAAGTCTTCGCCAAGTACGCCAACGCCCTGAATTGGTGCAGAAACTGCAAGACAATACGCAATATTTGCGATCGCGTCTTACAGAGCATGATTTTGTGGCGCTCGGTGAAACAAATGTTGTTCCTGTTATCTTACAATCTGAAATCAATCCGAAAATCTTTGCTCGGCAATTGATGCATAACTATGGGCTATGGGTATCTCCAATCTGGTTTATTGCTAAACCCCGTTTGCGAATCACTGTCAATGCTTTGCATTCGCGGGAGGAGATGGATCGCTTAGTTGCAGGTATGGTAGCTACCAGAGATCTATTTTATAAACCAACGCTCAGTGCTTAA
- a CDS encoding aromatic ring-hydroxylating dioxygenase subunit alpha — MELATTLTSHTVQNAVREVGINPNHWYAVGWANQLKPGEIISVVIWQQAIAIYRDINGQLHALEDFCPHKGVALHKGKVHGCNLACAYHGWEFDGEGSCVKIPYLPEKQKLPRATVRSYRIQEKYNLIWIFPGEPKLAASCQIPYIPEFSESEWLVVPISAHFQAHFSICNENTMDVFHGFLHQGLQGWFDPVLISLKETETSVRAEYNVSYKGHMAKFLGLSDRADTVTTLPITVEYRYPHYATSLQGVSSLYLMRLPIDRNESRSFALFFFKVRLPQWVLEPIKPLLIPLLQRFVLSKFLAQDIEMIESEQRNYLVNPQRRYVEINPAIIAIQRLIIRQHEQFMQKSIQSSLQRQEKESITNLTSGS; from the coding sequence ATGGAACTGGCGACAACACTCACAAGCCACACTGTGCAAAATGCTGTCCGTGAGGTAGGAATTAACCCGAATCACTGGTATGCGGTAGGTTGGGCAAATCAACTCAAGCCTGGAGAAATTATATCTGTCGTCATCTGGCAGCAGGCGATCGCCATTTACCGCGATATCAACGGTCAACTGCATGCACTAGAAGATTTTTGTCCGCACAAAGGCGTTGCTTTACACAAAGGTAAAGTTCACGGTTGTAACCTTGCTTGTGCTTACCACGGCTGGGAATTTGATGGTGAAGGAAGTTGTGTAAAAATTCCTTACTTGCCAGAAAAACAAAAATTACCGCGTGCAACCGTTCGCAGTTATCGCATTCAAGAAAAATATAATTTAATTTGGATTTTTCCTGGGGAACCAAAGCTGGCTGCATCTTGTCAAATTCCCTATATTCCAGAGTTTTCCGAAAGTGAGTGGTTAGTAGTCCCAATTTCTGCTCATTTTCAAGCACATTTTTCTATCTGCAACGAAAACACGATGGATGTGTTTCATGGATTTTTGCATCAGGGATTACAAGGCTGGTTCGACCCAGTTTTAATTAGTCTTAAAGAAACTGAAACTTCCGTTCGCGCTGAATACAACGTTTCCTACAAAGGACACATGGCAAAGTTTCTTGGTTTAAGCGATCGCGCCGATACTGTAACTACGTTGCCCATTACAGTAGAGTATCGCTATCCACACTATGCCACTTCACTCCAAGGAGTCTCTTCTTTGTACTTGATGCGCTTACCGATAGATCGCAATGAAAGTCGCTCATTTGCTCTATTCTTTTTCAAAGTCCGCCTCCCACAATGGGTACTAGAACCTATCAAACCATTACTAATACCTCTACTTCAGCGCTTTGTATTATCTAAGTTTCTGGCGCAAGACATTGAAATGATCGAAAGCGAGCAACGTAACTATCTCGTGAATCCTCAACGCAGATATGTAGAAATTAATCCAGCAATTATTGCTATTCAACGACTAATTATCCGGCAACATGAACAATTTATGCAAAAATCTATACAATCGTCCCTACAACGTCAGGAGAAAGAATCAATTACCAATCTTACTAGCGGTTCTTAA
- a CDS encoding GAF domain-containing protein, with translation MTSAPLPHNESERIEALRRYKILDTPPEESFDRITALAARLFNVPVALVSFVDEFRAWFKSSYGFDSQQISRQDTICSIAVLSNEVFVVPDTREDPRFACKDFALCEETGIRFYAGAPLITNDGFNLGTICLVDRKPRHDFNLQQQATLADLAAIVVDELELRFAAHKVSQMDTALLEVTEGVSAATGEAFFASLVKHLTQALGVEYAFVGELVEQEEKQTIRTIAIYAQNEITDNIEYSLLNTPCQHVIQLKKPCCYPRNIQAEFPDNYLLAQMKVDSYFATPLLDSAGRVLGLLGIMACKPLENIYLAQPLLTIFATRATAELERTHLLNRERHHTRQLHGLTEAALAINSALSVEEVLQVITEQARSIIGAHQSVTSMSVNQNWPQAINAVSLSQKYAQWRSYDQKPDGSGIYACVCHINRPMRMTQAELEVHPRWQGFGRHAAEHPPMRGWLAAPLTGRDGYNIGLIQLSDKYIGEFTQEDEAIIVQLAQMASVAVENARLYAAEQQARTQAETANRLKDEFLAVLSHELRSPLNPILGWSKLLLTHNFDATKTHYALETIERNAKLQSQLIEDLLDVSRILRGKLSLNITSVDLATVITAAIETVRLAAEAKAIELIIDFELIQVWGDANRLQQVVWNLLSNAVKFTPVGGRVEVKLDGVFSDLNSESDAEYLIQNSLRDPNQSFARICVSDTGRGIDPEFLPFVFDYFRQADSTTTRSFGGLGLGLAIVRYLVELHGGTVQAESQGAGQGAIFKVILPLGSVATPSCEQQTSDEDMPTLQGIKVLVVDDEEDTRDLIVFVLEEYGATVCAVASATEAIEIFTQKQTDILLSDIGMPEMDGYTLIRTLRSLPQAEGSEIAAIALTAYAGETNHQQILAAGFQKHLAKPVEPEELVKAIAQLVK, from the coding sequence TTGACATCTGCTCCCCTACCGCATAATGAATCAGAGCGCATAGAAGCACTACGTCGCTACAAGATCCTTGATACGCCCCCAGAAGAATCATTTGATCGCATCACAGCCTTGGCAGCACGATTGTTCAATGTACCTGTTGCCTTAGTTTCCTTTGTAGATGAGTTTCGTGCTTGGTTTAAATCTTCCTATGGCTTTGATTCACAGCAGATTTCTCGCCAAGATACGATTTGTAGTATCGCTGTCTTATCTAATGAAGTTTTTGTAGTTCCAGACACTAGAGAAGATCCGCGATTTGCTTGCAAAGATTTTGCCTTATGCGAAGAAACAGGAATTCGCTTTTATGCAGGTGCTCCGCTCATAACCAATGATGGCTTTAATCTAGGCACAATCTGTTTAGTTGATCGCAAGCCACGTCACGATTTTAATCTGCAACAGCAAGCAACCCTTGCTGACCTAGCTGCGATTGTTGTTGATGAATTAGAGTTGCGCTTTGCTGCCCATAAAGTCTCTCAAATGGATACTGCCTTGTTAGAAGTGACTGAGGGAGTTTCGGCTGCAACAGGGGAAGCATTTTTTGCTTCACTAGTTAAACATTTAACTCAAGCATTAGGAGTAGAGTATGCATTTGTTGGTGAATTAGTCGAGCAAGAGGAGAAACAGACAATCAGGACGATCGCTATCTACGCTCAAAATGAAATTACCGACAATATTGAGTATTCTTTGCTCAATACACCTTGCCAACACGTCATTCAACTCAAAAAGCCCTGCTGCTATCCACGTAATATTCAAGCAGAGTTTCCTGATAATTATTTACTAGCACAGATGAAGGTTGACAGCTATTTTGCGACTCCGCTGTTAGATTCTGCTGGCAGAGTGCTAGGATTGCTGGGAATTATGGCTTGCAAACCGCTAGAAAACATTTATTTAGCACAACCGCTTTTGACTATCTTTGCAACACGCGCAACCGCAGAATTAGAGCGCACCCACCTACTCAACCGCGAACGACACCATACCAGACAATTACATGGATTAACTGAGGCAGCACTTGCAATCAACTCAGCACTTTCGGTGGAAGAAGTGCTACAAGTGATTACAGAACAGGCACGTAGTATTATCGGCGCGCATCAGTCGGTTACAAGCATGAGTGTGAATCAAAACTGGCCACAGGCAATTAATGCTGTTTCGCTTTCTCAAAAGTACGCACAGTGGCGCAGTTATGATCAGAAACCGGATGGCTCAGGAATTTATGCGTGTGTTTGTCATATAAATCGTCCCATGCGAATGACGCAAGCTGAACTAGAAGTACATCCTCGCTGGCAAGGATTTGGAAGACACGCGGCGGAACATCCGCCGATGCGAGGTTGGCTAGCAGCACCACTAACTGGACGCGATGGATATAACATTGGCTTAATTCAGTTGTCTGATAAGTATATTGGCGAGTTTACTCAAGAAGATGAAGCAATTATTGTGCAGTTAGCTCAGATGGCGTCGGTAGCTGTTGAAAATGCTAGGTTATACGCAGCTGAACAACAAGCACGTACCCAAGCGGAAACGGCAAATCGGCTCAAAGATGAATTTCTTGCGGTACTTTCTCACGAATTGCGATCGCCACTTAATCCAATCTTAGGTTGGTCAAAGCTATTGTTAACACATAATTTCGACGCCACAAAAACTCACTATGCATTGGAAACCATTGAACGCAACGCCAAGTTACAGTCACAACTGATCGAAGACTTACTCGATGTATCGCGGATTCTCCGTGGTAAACTTAGCTTAAATATCACTTCTGTAGACCTTGCTACTGTAATTACAGCTGCGATTGAAACAGTACGCCTAGCAGCAGAAGCTAAAGCAATTGAGCTAATCATAGATTTTGAATTGATCCAAGTATGGGGAGATGCGAATCGCTTGCAGCAAGTTGTTTGGAACCTGCTTTCAAATGCTGTGAAGTTTACGCCTGTAGGTGGACGAGTAGAGGTTAAGTTGGACGGTGTGTTCTCAGATTTGAATTCTGAGTCAGATGCCGAATATTTAATTCAAAACTCTTTACGAGATCCAAATCAAAGTTTTGCTCGAATTTGCGTCAGTGATACTGGTAGAGGCATTGATCCTGAGTTCTTACCTTTTGTATTTGATTATTTTCGCCAAGCAGATAGCACAACAACAAGATCTTTTGGCGGTTTAGGACTAGGACTAGCGATCGTGCGTTACTTGGTAGAGCTACACGGAGGCACAGTCCAGGCAGAAAGTCAAGGGGCAGGACAAGGGGCAATCTTTAAAGTCATACTTCCTTTGGGTTCTGTCGCCACGCCAAGCTGCGAGCAGCAGACAAGCGATGAAGATATGCCAACGCTGCAAGGAATTAAGGTACTCGTTGTTGATGATGAAGAAGACACTCGTGATTTGATTGTCTTTGTCCTTGAAGAGTATGGAGCTACCGTGTGCGCTGTTGCTTCTGCTACAGAAGCTATTGAGATATTTACGCAGAAGCAAACTGATATTCTCTTAAGTGATATTGGAATGCCCGAAATGGATGGTTATACATTAATTCGGACACTGCGATCGCTTCCTCAAGCAGAAGGTAGTGAGATTGCAGCGATCGCACTGACTGCGTATGCTGGTGAAACGAACCATCAACAAATCCTTGCAGCTGGCTTTCAAAAACACCTTGCTAAGCCCGTCGAACCAGAAGAGTTAGTTAAAGCGATCGCCCAACTTGTGAAGTAG
- a CDS encoding aldo/keto reductase, giving the protein MRYRRFGKTNLNLSVFSLGTMRYVASEENARQTVYQAVLQGVNHLETARGYGKSEQYLGAAIKAGLPKTRSQLHITTKIAPTLDADSMQRAIDESLARLGLDYLDCLALHGINTWEHLKFISGCMPAVHQAIADGRVRHVGFSTHAPLEIVLAVVSTDLFEFVNLHYYYFFQRNAAAIALAAQKDMGVFIISPADKGGLLYTPSPKLQALCQPFSPLELNYRFLLQDPRITTLSVGAASATELTAPLSVSDRTEALTPEEIAVLQRLETQKDALGSDRCSQCYECLPCPETIHIPEVLRLRNLAIAYDMVEYGKYRYGMFENAGHWFPGMKANRCTECGDCLPRCPEQLDIPTLLQDSHNRLNGREGRRLWD; this is encoded by the coding sequence ATGCGCTATCGCCGCTTTGGCAAAACAAACCTAAATTTATCTGTGTTCTCCTTGGGAACGATGCGCTATGTGGCTTCTGAGGAAAACGCAAGACAAACAGTATATCAAGCAGTGTTGCAAGGTGTTAATCACTTAGAAACTGCCAGAGGTTACGGAAAAAGTGAGCAGTATCTAGGTGCAGCAATTAAAGCTGGATTACCAAAAACGCGATCGCAATTACACATTACCACTAAAATTGCCCCAACACTTGATGCAGACAGTATGCAGCGAGCTATAGATGAATCACTCGCACGTTTAGGGTTAGATTATTTAGATTGTCTTGCACTTCATGGCATCAATACTTGGGAACATCTCAAATTCATTTCAGGTTGTATGCCAGCAGTCCATCAGGCTATTGCCGATGGTAGAGTACGTCATGTTGGCTTTTCTACCCATGCACCGTTAGAGATTGTTTTAGCGGTAGTTAGTACAGATTTGTTTGAATTTGTCAATCTGCATTATTACTATTTTTTTCAGCGCAACGCAGCGGCGATCGCACTTGCAGCGCAAAAAGACATGGGAGTTTTTATTATTTCACCAGCTGATAAAGGGGGACTACTGTACACACCATCCCCAAAATTACAAGCGTTGTGTCAACCTTTTTCCCCGCTAGAGTTAAACTATCGCTTTTTACTTCAAGATCCTCGCATCACCACTTTAAGTGTAGGCGCAGCAAGCGCAACAGAACTGACAGCACCTTTAAGCGTGAGCGATCGCACAGAGGCTTTAACACCAGAAGAAATTGCTGTATTACAGCGTTTGGAGACTCAAAAAGATGCTTTAGGCAGCGATCGCTGTAGCCAATGCTATGAATGTTTACCTTGTCCTGAGACGATTCACATTCCTGAGGTTTTGCGCCTGCGTAATCTTGCTATTGCTTACGATATGGTTGAATACGGCAAATATCGTTATGGAATGTTTGAAAATGCCGGACACTGGTTTCCTGGAATGAAAGCAAACCGTTGTACTGAGTGCGGAGATTGTTTGCCACGTTGTCCAGAACAGCTTGATATTCCTACCTTATTACAAGACTCTCACAATAGACTCAACGGACGTGAAGGACGGCGCTTGTGGGATTAA